The following are encoded in a window of Camelina sativa cultivar DH55 unplaced genomic scaffold, Cs unpScaffold03694, whole genome shotgun sequence genomic DNA:
- the LOC109131729 gene encoding leucoanthocyanidin dioxygenase-like, whose product LEILSNGKFKSILHRGLVNKEKVRVSWAVFCEPPKDKIVLKPMPEMVSAECPAKFPPRTFAQHIEHKLFGKEQEELVSEKKD is encoded by the coding sequence TTGGAGATTCTTAGTAATGGGAAGTTTAAGAGTATACTTCATCGTGGGTTGGTGAATAAGGAGAAGGTTAGGGTGTCTTGGGCTGTGTTTTGTGAACCACCAAAGGATAAGATTGTTCTTAAGCCGATGCCGGAGATGGTGAGTGCTGAGTGTCCGGCTAAGTTTCCTCCAAGGACATTTGCTCAACATATTGAGCATAAATTGTTTGGGAAGGAACAAGAGGAATTGGTGTCTGAGAAAAAAGATTAA